A stretch of DNA from Triticum dicoccoides isolate Atlit2015 ecotype Zavitan chromosome 2A, WEW_v2.0, whole genome shotgun sequence:
CGCCGCGGTCGACCAAGTCCTCTTCTCCCAGCTCCGGCTACAGGGTGTACGTGTGCTGAAACAGACACATGGCGCCAAGCTTGGAGCAAAGGAGGAGACGGTACGCGCATAGCTGAAGTCGGGAAGAAGAAGCCTTGCAGGCGGGTGCGCGCAGACGTCTTCACCATGGGAGCTGTCAATGGAGGCGGGGAGGCGGGGACAAGGGAGGGGAAGGGGTCAGCAGTGGCGATGAGGACCATGTGGGGGCGCGGCAGACAGGAGGATTGAAGGGTGAACGGAGggaggggcggacgacgcaagtgctccaaatgcccttgtGGCGGGTGGTTTGGGAGAGGGAAGGGGAGATCGTGGCCTCGTGCGTGATGGTCATGGCGAGTAGAGAGGGAAGGTCATATGGTCGCggttgttttgttttttgtttttaccgTGCGGAAGAAGCGCTTGATGCGGGTGGGGAGCACGGTTAAACCATCACGACATTTGAttctcctttaatagtagagattaaaATACGTAGAAACATTCCATCTATTTTCACATTTTTTCTATTGTTCCTTTCATCCAAAAGGTCTTCGTCAGCACCTCCAAAAACTAAGTTAAACCGCGTGGCATTGTTGTGGGTTTGCTTTTTTGTTTTTGAGATAGAGAGACTTTGTGGGTTTGCTCGCTTTTTATTTTTGTGGTTCTGCTTGCTGTCCATAGGTGTAGCGAAGGAATAAATGTCAGCTGCAGCCTGCACATGGGCCCATGTGCGTCGTGCGAAGCGGTCGAACCAGGCCAGGTAGCGGGCGACAACCGTCGCGTCGGACCCGGCACGGACGAGACGAGACCAAACCCGACCGACCCACGCACTCCACCGGCAGCAGCACGCGCCACCGTCCCTCCCCACCATCCTGATCCACCCCGCGGCGATCGATGGCGCTCCCGTCGGCGTCGGGCGGCGGCTCCACGGCGCGGCTGCTCACCGTGCCGGCGCTGCTCCTCCTGCTCTCCTGCGCGgcgctcctcgtcttcctcctcctcccgtccCCCTCCGCCTCCTCCGGGGCCCACCTCTGCGCCTGCTCCGACCCCGTCACCACCCACACCACCACCAgcgtcaccaccaccaccaccgccgccgccccggcccccaTCGCcaccttccccgacgacgtcgcctGGCTCAAGGCGCAGCTCGCCTCCAACTCCCTCGCCCTCCTCGCCTCCGCCGACGCCTGGCACGAGCTCCGCAAGGGCATCAACCCCCGCACCCGCGAGCGCCAGCTCTTCGACCTCAACAGGTAATACTCTACCCCCAATTACCCAATCCACGCCATCCTACATTTCCATGCTTCCCCTTGCCGTAAAGCAGGATTAGATTTACCAGGTTCTGCTGCGATCGAGTTATTAGTAATCCcctagtacattactagccctaggGCTTCAGAAAGTGAAATTGGCATCTCAATGTTGTCCCTGGCCACACTGCAGGCACCATGGGATCTCTCATTATCCCGAAGAAGAGGCGACCAACCACACCGCGCTGCCTTGCCCCGGGGAGCTCCTCGTCGAGGAGCACCACAGTAACTACGGCGAGCCATGGGCCGGTGGCCGGGATGTGTTTGAGTTCCTGGCCAACGCCTCCGCCCTCGCGCCCAGAGATCAGGTTCTTGAAATTGGGTGCGGGACGCTCCGTGTCGGTCTGCATTTCATCCGGTTCCTCGATGCTGGGAGATTCCATTGCCTGGAGCAGGATGAGCTGTCCCTCATGGCTGCGCTTCGGTACGAACTGCCGTCGCAGGGGCTGTTGTACAAGCGACCGATGATTGTGAGAGGGGGGGATATGGATTTCAGCAAGTTTGGGGATACTGTTATGTATGACCTGATTTATTCTAGTGCCGCGTTCCTCCACATTCCACGTGACCTTGTTTGGACTGGGCTTGAGAGGCTTGCAGGCAAGCTGAGGCCAAAGACAGGCAGGATTTTTGTGTCGCATAACATTAAGTTTTGCACAAGGTTGGGTGGAGATGAGTGCACACGCCGACTTACGGAATTGGGGCTGGAATATGTTGGGAAGCACACTCATGACAGCTTGTTGTTTAACCATTATGAGATATGGTTTGAATTTCGGAGGCCAAAAGTTTAGATCTTGATGGCACAGGAAGATAGACAAGTTGGTTTCTGTTTTTTGCAATTTTGGATGTGTGAAGCAAAATACATGCCATGCTCTGTACGGTAATGAGTTTTGGCTTTGGACTGAAACCAGTGTTCGCCCAGCTCTGAGTTGAATCATGTGAACAAAATTCCTGATTGGAAGGTACCATTGCGCTGGAGTCCCATTACATTTTGGTGAGTTGTTGAAGTCTTTAGCTTTAGTTACCACCATTTATCAGTGTACTGTAATCTTAGTAATACCTGGGAGTATTTTTCGGTAGTTGAGGTCAAACTGATATGTTATACATTGTTTAGCCCAACAGCTTCCTACAATGGTCAAGCAGTAATTGTATCACCACACAAGGTTTAGTAAATTGTAACAAAGGATAACCCTGTTATCCTGTTTCTGTACTTAATGACAGGCTTATCTGATCAATGTGTTCTGAAATACACTTTGTTATTCTATGGTATCTTGGTGAATAGTTTGATCTGACATCTATATTTATTCTTCATTATCCACCTTGGAACTGGCGTTATCATGAATTGGTACTATCTCTTTCTGGGTGACTGAGAGTGAGCATATCTGTTCAGCTGGCTTCCTGCATTGCTTGTCAAAATTAGGGTAGTGTCAACTGTCTACCAATTATCTTTGTTTGCCTGCTTGCCACAAGACCATTCATACATATGCGGCTGCAATACATTTTTATTGGTACCTAAGAAAACCCATCTTTGTCAGTATTTATGATTTATTTATGATGATGTGGGTGATACCCAATGATCCTTGTGTGACCATTAGTTGCAATTTTGGATGTATGAAGAAAAAAATCAAGCCATGCCCTGTACGCTAATGAGTTTTGACTTTGGACTGGAATCAATGTTTGCTCAGCTCTGAGTTGAAGAATGTGCACAAAATTGATGATGGGAAGGTACCATTCTGCTGGAGTCCCATTACATTTTTGTGACTGGTTGTTGAAGCCTTTAGCTTTTGTTACCACCAATTTGGCTGTACTATAATCTTAGTAATGGCTAGAAGATTTTTTTGGTGGTTGAGGTCAAACAGATATGCTATACATTTTGTAGCCCAACAGCTTCCTACAACCATCAAGCGGCAATTGCCACGTAAGGTCTGTGACAAGGGTAACTCTGAATTTAGTTAAAGGCCTGCCGATGAGTTCTGGAATACACTTTGTTATTATTATTTTTGCGGGTAAATACACTTTGTTATGCTATAGTAGGAGTATCTTGGTAAATCGTTTGATGCCTATGCATCTATATTTATTATTCATTCATTATCCACCTTGGCAGTGGTACTATCTCTTTTATGTGGTGACTAAAAATGAACATATCTGATTTTCAGCTTTGCTTCCTGCCTTGTCAAAATTAGGATTGTATCACTTGTCCGTCATTTATATTTGTGCACATGCTTGCCATAAGAACACTCATATCTATGCGGTTGCATTACATTTTGTCTTTGTTGTTAGTGCTGGTGACCACTCATCTTCATTAGTACTTGATTTGTTTATGATGATGTGGAGTGAAGCCCAATTATTCTTCAATTACCATTTTTATTGCACATTATTTTTTAATCAGCATGATCTTATTCTGTATGTTATGATGTCATCTACATCCTGGTATCCATGTTTTCTCGTGTAGAATTTCGGTTGATTTCATAAATGGCATGCCAGTCTATAAGTATAATGACAGTGTTTGGTGACTGGTTATAATGCTTTATCTGTGCTGTTAGCAATGACATGTAGTGCCAAAAAGCCTGAGTGAGGCCAAAACTGTTTTATGTACTCTAAGCATTAAACATTTAGTCCCAGTGGGCTAGGGGAGTCCATCATTGATTATGAACCATTTCTCTGATTATAAATGCAGAGATCTTTTAGTATCCCACCACCAGCCACCAAGTTATTGCGAACCTGAAAATGGGTTTCTTGATTCCAAAAGAATCCACCAAGTTAAGCTTGTGTAGTGGCTAAGAGTGAACATATCTGTTCAGCTTTCTTCCTTCCTAGCTTGTCAAAATTAGgatatactctctccgttccaaaatataaggtgtattagcatTTTCAAAAGTCAATCATGTGCATGTTGGACCAAGTTTTTAGAAAAAAGTATCAATATCCACAGTACCAATTTTGTATCATTAGATCCATCAGGAATagtattttcatattttacttCTTTTGTATTTTAGATGTTGATATTTTAGGAAAACTGATGCACCTTATAttctggaacagagggagtatcacttgTCTGCCAGTCATCTTTGTTTCCCTGCTTGCCACAAGACCATTCATACATATGCCGTTGAAATACACTTTAATTTTACGTGGCATCTAAGACAACCCATCTATGTTAGTAGGTTAGTACTCCTATGATGATGTTTAGTGATGCCCAATGATCCTACATTTACCATTAGTTGCAATTTTTTATGCACGAAGCAGAAAAGCAAGCCATGATGCGCTGTACGCTAATGAGTTTTGACATTGGACTGGGATCAATGTTTGCTCAGTTCCCAGTTGAAGAATGTGCACAAAAATCATTACTGGGAGGTACCATTGTGCCAGAGTCCCATAACATTTTGGTGAGTGGTTGTTGAATTCTTTAGCTTTACTTACCAGCAATTATCAGCGGTACTGTAATCTTAGTAATGTCTGGAAGTTTTTTTCGAGTAGCTGAGGTCAAACTGATATGTTACTCATTTTTAGCCCAACAGCTTCC
This window harbors:
- the LOC119353395 gene encoding uncharacterized protein LOC119353395, producing MALPSASGGGSTARLLTVPALLLLLSCAALLVFLLLPSPSASSGAHLCACSDPVTTHTTTSVTTTTTAAAPAPIATFPDDVAWLKAQLASNSLALLASADAWHELRKGINPRTRERQLFDLNRHHGISHYPEEEATNHTALPCPGELLVEEHHSNYGEPWAGGRDVFEFLANASALAPRDQVLEIGCGTLRVGLHFIRFLDAGRFHCLEQDELSLMAALRYELPSQGLLYKRPMIVRGGDMDFSKFGDTVMYDLIYSSAAFLHIPRDLVWTGLERLAGKLRPKTGRIFVSHNIKFCTRLGGDECTRRLTELGLEYVGKHTHDSLLFNHYEIWFEFRRPKV